In the Diospyros lotus cultivar Yz01 chromosome 13, ASM1463336v1, whole genome shotgun sequence genome, GTGGGATTGTCAGCAATGTTCATAAGGGTGGCATTCACCATCTGGTTGTTCACCGTGTATTGGGTAGTTCCACCCAGTCTGCCAGCCCCCGCATCAAGATCATTGATGAAAAGGCAGCACATTTTTCCTTTCCTGATGATGTCTGCTGCCTCCCGGTACCTCTGCCTGATCAATTTTGCCGGCTCTCCAGCGTTCCCACTCTCCAATTCTCCAGCACTCATCATAATTGGGCTGAAATTTGATGGCCAAATGAACCAATTATCGTAAAAATCAGGTAATGAAACAACAAGAAGAGGAGAGAAACGTATGAACTTACTTGATTCCCATTTTTGCAAAGACAAGTTCACACTGGAAGGATTTTCCCTGACCTTTACCGCCCCAGATACCGAGGATAAGAGGAACCTATGATGAATTTTTGCAAGCTATCAGTATATCTGATTCTATTGGTCCGAAACTCCATGAAAGAATctcaattttgagaaagaatcaGATGGAAAACCTTGATGTTAGGCAGGCTGAGGAAGTTCTTGGTGATGTGAACAACCAGCTTGTCCATGAAAGCAGGAGCAATGTAGAAGCCATCCATGTTGTTGTCCAAGTCATACCTGATATCAAAAACACCACACCATTCAAAGGACAAGcatcagaatccatgccattgCCAAATTACGAATCAAATGTTTTCTGTAACGCTAGCACTTAGCAGCCTATTTACGGAGGCTGATTCGAGATAAACCTAATCAACTAAGATAAAAACGAGTTAACAGATAAAACTGTTACTAACTGGCGAAGACCCGTGCTGATGTACTCGTAGGAACTCATCACAGCGTAGTGAGTTCCAGAGTCCATTGGAGCCTGGAAGAGAGAGTCCACCATGCCCTTTCCTCTGGTTATATCCTGCTGGTCGTCGGAGGTGTCGTACGCCAGGCCACTCCATTTGTCCTTGTCTGTCTGCTTCTTCTCATCCACCTCTGCCACAACCTTGAAGTTGCCGGATGAAATCCTTGGGCTGCTGGCCTTCGCGCTCGTTTTCTTCAAGCCATTGCCGAAGAAGGCTGTGCTTTGAGCAGAATTTCCAGCACCAGCcccattcaaattcaaattcaactGCACCATAAACGTCCCCTTCTTTATTTACACCCAAAGAACAACCAAATTTACAGAAATACAATGTCTCTCTTTCACTGTGAGTTTCTATAAAATTCTCcataaatatcattttccttttaagATCTACACTCACCCTCCAAGCCGAGAAACTAGACCTCCAACAGacccataaattgaattaaaaaaacaGCCTATACAAGGAAAGATCAGTTAATTCTAATACCCATTCATCACTGTTTCCAAGTTGAACTACCCCAAAGAAAGATCAATTCCATTACCCAAATCAGGGAAAGTTAAGGTCTAGTTAAGCGAGCTAAAACTGACGACAAGAACTTGTTAATAGCACATAAATTGAAGAGCTCAACCAAATGAGCTTATCAGATGATACCAAACAGTTAACGTCGTCTAATAGATGACAAAGTGGCAGGAAAATTGAGGTACCAGTGATGGGTTGACGGCGCCGACGGTGGAGACGGCGGCGGCCATTTGAGAAGGCAGTGAAATCTGCGGAAGGAAACTTTagccgaggaagaagaagaagctgaaaCTGGGCTTGAGATGAAGCTGGGTTGAGCAAAGAGAGTGGGGGAAatggtgtgtgtatatatagaagCAGGGAGGGGGGGAGTGAGTAGTTGGGAGTGTGGAGTGAAGAACGAAATCCTGCGGAGTGGCTAAGAGCCACAGAAATGGGGACTGGCTTGGCTTCATTAGGTGGATGTTGAGATGGAAGCTGCTTGAAGAATTAGTCCTCCAAAGTAAGTAACAAAATGGAGGCTTCTAGGAACTAAGCAGGACTAGCTCGAGGCTAGCGTTCAACCTCTTCTCTCCTCCATAGAAATTTAGGCCTTTTAAGTCACCACAAACACAAAATTGCTGCAGAGTTGGAAAATTATGAAGCCTTGGGTAGCTTTCAAGACAAACCAAATTAAGAAAGAAACCCTGGAAGCAACTGAAGTCGTTTTGTAATTAAGAGATGTCTTTCTCAGTCTCGTTCAGTTCAAcctgtatgtgtgtgtgtgtataagcTATAATTCAAGTAATTTATTTACAATCTTAACACATCTATAGAAAATTGCATAGAATTTGTTTGTGGTCTTGTCCTTAAAACTGTTTGAATTTTAACTTCAATAATTAAGGAAGCCAGTGTAACTTCTTACCAACACTCCCAACTGTTAGGTGAAGCTTCTCTTACAAAGCCGTTAAATGGTGGTTGAAATAGATGGCCATTTGAGCTAGTTGTTTATTAATGGTGGGAAGGGTTAAAAACAATGACTTTACAAATACAGATAAAGAATTGTATATTCAACTCttaatttcattatatatgaatggtGTCGTGTCATACAATTTATGTCTGTTCAAGTGGTCCTCATTGCTGTCTCTTCCAGATTCTTCTCCAAACTTCCATCATTCAATATGAATGTGTGaacatctttctttttttttcttttttttaaaaaaaatttaagcaaCTTTTAGAGTCGAACGCATCATTTTGCAAAAGATTTTAAGttcttattttacttaaataataGTTTTATATCCGTGCATCGGGTgattagtttttaatatttaaaaattttagtgttttattaTTAACAATAGAAGCAAtgcataaatttttaagaaaaattgtcTATGTTGGTAATTAGtttaaagattttttaattgaaaaagtGTAGGCATTATGTTACGAGACAAGAAGATGTAAATCTCTTATCGATCTTTCCATTTATTTTAGATCCCaacttaaataataaatcaaactCTATAGgtctaattacaaaaatgccaCTAACAATAAAACAACTAACTAACAATACAACAATGATGCCCCCGAGCATATCTCCATTGCAAAGGAAGATCCCACAAAGTGCTTGGCTGGGGTGATGCTCGCAGGGCCCTCAGTTGGTCAAGGGATTGAGCCCTGGCTAGTGGAGGCACATCTTAATTTACCTCCCTAGTGGAGCTTCGGGGGTAGGGTAGTTAAGGCGCTTGTGAgcgagattaaaaaaaaaaaaaaaagcaatacaacaatgaaagaaaatgaaatacaactcaaaaaatgagaaaaatacaATCACATATAATACTCCCTTTTAAGATGGACTGTGAACATCAAGCATAGCCATCTTGGCTAATAAAGACTGTAATCGAGAAGCTAATAACGGCTTGGTAAAGAGATCTACAAGTTGATTAACTGATTGAATAGGTAAAAGCTTGAATaggtcattttgtaatttgtctcgaacaaaatgacaatccaaTTCGATATGCTTGGTGCACGCATGAAAAGCCGAATTATAAGCTATATGAATCGCAACCTGATTGTCACAAACCAAGAGAGTAGGAGTTACAATAGAAATCTGAAAATTAGATAAAGGTTGGTGTAACCAAACAATTTCACTAACAGTAGAAGCAAGGGCCCAATACTCAATTTCAATAGAGGAGTGAGAGATGGTAGGTTGCTTCTTAACCCTCCAAGAGATTAATGAATCACTAAGAAATATACAAAACCATGTAACATACCTTCTAGTATCCAAGCAAGACCCCAATCTGCATAAGAAAATGCTTGAAACTACAGTGAAGAAGAGGCAAAAAAGAACAAGCCCTAACCAAAAGAGGCCTTAAGATATTTGAGCGAATGATAGGTTGCATCAAGGTAAGGCTTCCTGGGCTTAGAGAAATATTGACTAAGTTTATAAACAACGAAGGTGATATCTGGTCGAGAAATTGTTAAGTAAAGAAGCCTCCCAATAAT is a window encoding:
- the LOC127787917 gene encoding ribulose bisphosphate carboxylase/oxygenase activase 2, chloroplastic; the encoded protein is MAAAVSTVGAVNPSLLNLNLNGAGAGNSAQSTAFFGNGLKKTSAKASSPRISSGNFKVVAEVDEKKQTDKDKWSGLAYDTSDDQQDITRGKGMVDSLFQAPMDSGTHYAVMSSYEYISTGLRQYDLDNNMDGFYIAPAFMDKLVVHITKNFLSLPNIKVPLILGIWGGKGQGKSFQCELVFAKMGINPIMMSAGELESGNAGEPAKLIRQRYREAADIIRKGKMCCLFINDLDAGAGRLGGTTQYTVNNQMVNATLMNIADNPTNVQLPGMYNKEENPRVPIIVTGNDFSTLYAPLIRDGRMEKFYWAPTREDRIGVCTGIFRTDNVPQDDIVKLVDTFPGQSIDFFGALRARVYDDEVRKWISGVGVENVGRKLVNSKEGPPTFEQPKMTLEKLLEYGNMLVQEQENVKRVQLADKYLSEAALGDANEDAMKRGTFYGKAAQQVNLPVPEGCTDPSATNYDPTARSDDGSCSYTF